A genomic region of Scomber japonicus isolate fScoJap1 chromosome 5, fScoJap1.pri, whole genome shotgun sequence contains the following coding sequences:
- the rxylt1 gene encoding ribitol-5-phosphate xylosyltransferase 1 has protein sequence MKIPKRKLFLLIIFAYVAFSLYAAYNVFFSTKVISRVHRVVKKESAAHPGGVRGGGAAPFLAEDWNPWEDEQVDYNSALNKRREAFKQHLGQVNNNKPKRYKVQIWGKAAIGLYLWEHILEAPLNPSDKIAQWREGELQSEKIDFSFYTGPAVVQGHVPLDMNSLVLVLNGREQQKVSYSIRWLEHVHTLVQSHTVSHVAVVMLGNEHCNNDWIGPYLKRNGGFVDLLFLVYDSPWVNDKDVFQWPLGVATYRQFPMIRPNAHMITSNRPYLCNFLGTVYKNSSREILMQVLKQSGLDKECITTAREKWLPQETAESLRQYQTALAQSELTLCPVGINTECYRIYEACSYGSVPVVEDVQTPGTCAAGPNSPLRLLKAAGAPFIFISDWKELPAILERERGVSQEQRVDRRRRLLEWYASFRQQMKERFTEVIEETFFKNG, from the exons atgaaaataccAAAAAGAAAGCTGTTCCTTCTTATCATTTTTGCTTATGTTGCATTTTCACTGTACGCTGCATACAATGTGTTCTTCAGTACTAAAGTAATCTCTCGCGTCCACCGGGTGGTTAAGAAAGAGTCCGCAGCACACCCAG GCGGTGTGAGAGGCGGCGGTGCTGCTCCGTTTTTAGCAGAGGATTGGAATCCGTGGGAGGACGAACAGGTGGACTACAACTCTGCCCTGAACAAAAGGAGAGAGGCCTTTAAACAGCACCTGGGCCAAGTTAACAATAACAAACCAAAAAGATATAAGGTCCAAATCTGGGGGAAAGCTGCCATAG GGCTTTACCTTTGGGAACATATTTTAGAGGCACCCCTCAACCCCTCTGACAAGATAGCACAATGGAGAGAGGGGGAGCTGCAGTCAGAAAAAATAGATTTCAG TTTCTACACTGGTCCTGCAGTGGTCCAGGGCCACGTCCCTCTGGATATGAACAgcctggttctggttctgaatGGCCGCGAGCAGCAGAAGGTGTCGTACTCCATCCGGTGGTTGGAGCATGTACACACTCTGGTACAGTCTcacactgtgtctcatgtggccGTGGTCATGCTGGGCAACGAGCACTGCAACAACGACTGGATCGGGCCGTACTTAAAGAGAAACGGTGGCTTTGTGGATCTGCTGTTCCTGGTGTACGACAGCCCCTGGGTCAATGACAAAGATGTCTTCCAGTGGCCCCTCGGTGTCGCCAC ATACAGACAGTTTCCCATGATCAGGCCTAATGCTCATATGATCACTTCCAACAGACCATACCTCTGCAATTTCCTAGGAACTGTTTACAAAAATTCCTCCAGAGAAATACTCATGCAGGTGCTGAAACAGTCTGGCCTGGATAAGGAATGCATCACCACTGCCAGGGAGAA GTGGCTCCCTCAAGAGACAGCAGAGAGTCTGAGACAATATCAAACAGCTCTGGCCCAGAGCGAACTCACACTCTGCCCAGTCGGGATCAACACAGAATGTTACCGTATCTACGAGGCATGCTCTTACGGCTCGGTACCCGTGGTGGAAGATGTACAGACACCTGGCACCTGTGCGGCAGGGCCCAACTCCCCACTACGTCTCCTCAAAGCCGCAGGAGCacccttcatcttcatcagcgaCTGGAAGGAACTGCCGGCCATcttggagagggagagaggggtgaGCCAGGAGCAGCGTGTGGACAGAAGGAGAAGGCTGCTGGAGTGGTACGCCAGCTTCCGTCAGCAGATGAAAGAGAGGTTCACTGAGGTCATCGAggaaaccttttttaaaaacggCTGA